A single Pseudomonas brassicacearum DNA region contains:
- a CDS encoding carbon-nitrogen hydrolase family protein yields the protein MRVALYQCPPLPLDPAGNLQRLHQVAGEARGADVLVLPEMFMTGYNIGVDAVNVLAEVYNGEWAQQIARIAKTAGLAIVYGYPERSEDGQIYNAVQLIDARGERLANYRKSHLFGDLDHAMFSAGDDALPIVELNGWKLGVLICYDLEFPENARRLALAGAELILVPTANMQPYEFIADVTVRARAIENQCFVAYANYCGHEGELQYCGQSSIAAPNGSRPALAGLDEALIVGELDRQLMDDSRAAYNYLHDRRPELYDDLTNID from the coding sequence ATGCGTGTAGCCCTCTACCAATGCCCGCCGCTGCCACTGGATCCGGCCGGCAACCTGCAACGCCTGCACCAGGTGGCGGGGGAAGCCAGGGGCGCCGATGTGCTGGTGCTGCCGGAGATGTTCATGACCGGCTACAACATCGGCGTCGACGCGGTGAATGTATTGGCCGAGGTCTACAACGGCGAGTGGGCGCAACAGATCGCCCGCATTGCCAAGACGGCCGGCCTGGCGATTGTTTATGGCTACCCTGAACGCAGCGAAGACGGGCAGATCTACAACGCCGTGCAGCTGATCGACGCCCGGGGCGAGCGTCTGGCCAACTACCGCAAGAGCCACCTTTTCGGCGATCTCGATCACGCCATGTTCAGCGCTGGCGACGACGCATTGCCCATCGTGGAGCTCAATGGCTGGAAGCTCGGCGTCCTGATTTGCTATGACCTGGAGTTCCCGGAAAATGCCCGACGCCTGGCCCTGGCCGGCGCCGAGCTGATCCTGGTGCCGACCGCCAATATGCAACCCTACGAGTTCATCGCCGACGTCACCGTGCGCGCCCGGGCCATCGAGAACCAGTGTTTCGTGGCGTACGCCAACTACTGCGGCCACGAAGGTGAACTGCAGTATTGCGGCCAAAGCAGCATCGCCGCCCCGAATGGCAGCCGCCCGGCCCTTGCGGGGCTGGATGAGGCCTTGATCGTCGGAGAACTGGATCGACAACTGATGGACGACTCCCGCGCGGCCTACAACTACCTGCATGATCGTCGCCCCGAGCTTTACGACGACCTGACAAACATTGATTGA
- the pqqF gene encoding pyrroloquinoline quinone biosynthesis protein PqqF, with product MPAPDSLRPHTETLANGLRVTLRHVPGLKRSAAVLRVAAGSHDAPLAWPGMAHLLEHLFFLGTERFPTGENLMAYVQRHGGQVNARTSERTTDFFVELPPATFADGLERLGDMLAHPRLDEADQVREREVLHAEFIAWSQDAAAQRQLALHDGLSATHPLRGFHAGNRDSLAVTQTEFQSALHDFYRCFYQSGQMTLSLAGPQSIDALKALAEQFDSHIPAGEAVARPAPPRLMASSQTSYQQTRAGGLDLLFAFEDLPAASPQALDFLCTWLNSSKPGGLLATLRQRGLADSLKATPLYEFAGQALLHLELKHANALAAEQILPLLLDWLGFIAAQADWAPLRQEFTALLQRRQETGSALQLARWDCEGRDGPLLAKDLMRLREILKQLHPVDNVTQQWQLPAPNPFLQTPSEAPRAGLIRGQTSAHRGLRTFAQDRSRGRRERSPMQFSQALPDNGREGAVYLRWQLTTQAPLDFQPRLDRHLQDVREDARQAGVDVSFEPSGHQWLLKLVGLQAPIPLVLEHVLTKLAQPLPMVQADHETPLMPIRHLLKALPNHCRQSSTLPMPDSDQHVWTTARWDGLAIGLSTATQGALGPALARVPGIADEDVNLAAAPGGQCLWHTLQTHGEEPAVLLFCPTATPALADEAAWRLLAQLCQTPFYQRLRVELQLGYAVFSGLKQIDGQTGVLFGVQSPSLSATQLSAHIEQFLAGLPALIEQLDDLSLTGQQQALAAQLQSTALPCAQAAELLWQGKLAGHPSDYLEQLSAAIACLDRTQLKMAAQRLLEAEGRWHCLSNGTCPGGRWQAAQ from the coding sequence ATGCCGGCCCCCGACTCCCTCCGCCCCCACACTGAAACCCTGGCCAACGGCTTGCGGGTGACATTGCGTCACGTCCCAGGCCTCAAGCGCAGCGCTGCAGTACTGCGAGTCGCGGCTGGCAGCCATGATGCGCCCCTGGCCTGGCCGGGAATGGCGCACTTGCTCGAACATCTGTTCTTCCTCGGCACCGAGCGTTTTCCCACTGGGGAGAACCTGATGGCCTACGTGCAGCGCCATGGCGGCCAGGTCAATGCGCGTACCAGCGAACGCACCACGGACTTTTTCGTCGAGTTGCCGCCCGCAACCTTCGCCGACGGACTGGAACGACTGGGGGACATGCTCGCCCACCCGCGCCTGGATGAAGCCGATCAAGTGCGCGAACGGGAAGTGCTGCATGCCGAGTTCATTGCCTGGTCCCAGGATGCTGCAGCCCAGCGACAGCTCGCCTTGCATGATGGCCTGTCGGCGACCCATCCACTGCGGGGTTTTCATGCCGGCAATCGCGACAGCCTCGCGGTGACGCAAACCGAATTCCAAAGCGCATTGCACGACTTCTATCGCTGCTTTTACCAGAGCGGCCAGATGACCCTGAGCCTGGCCGGCCCGCAAAGCATCGACGCCTTGAAAGCGCTGGCAGAACAGTTCGACAGCCACATACCGGCCGGTGAAGCGGTTGCCAGGCCCGCACCGCCAAGGCTGATGGCGTCGTCCCAGACGAGTTATCAACAGACCCGCGCGGGTGGCCTTGATCTGCTGTTCGCCTTTGAAGATTTGCCCGCTGCCTCGCCTCAAGCCCTGGATTTTCTCTGTACGTGGCTGAACTCCAGCAAACCGGGTGGCCTGCTCGCCACGCTGCGTCAGCGCGGCCTGGCTGACAGCCTCAAGGCCACGCCGCTGTATGAATTTGCCGGGCAAGCGCTGCTGCACCTCGAACTCAAGCACGCCAACGCTCTGGCAGCAGAGCAGATCCTACCGTTGCTGCTCGACTGGCTGGGGTTCATTGCCGCCCAGGCCGACTGGGCGCCGTTGCGCCAGGAGTTCACCGCACTGTTGCAGCGCCGGCAGGAGACAGGATCGGCCTTGCAGTTGGCCCGCTGGGATTGTGAAGGGCGTGACGGGCCGCTGCTGGCAAAAGACCTCATGAGGCTCAGGGAAATCCTCAAGCAGCTGCACCCCGTCGACAACGTCACGCAACAATGGCAACTGCCCGCGCCCAATCCGTTTCTGCAAACGCCAAGCGAAGCGCCACGCGCCGGCCTGATACGCGGCCAGACCAGTGCCCACCGCGGTTTACGAACTTTCGCCCAGGACCGCTCCCGGGGGCGCCGGGAACGTTCGCCCATGCAGTTCAGCCAGGCGCTGCCAGACAACGGTCGTGAAGGCGCGGTGTACCTGCGCTGGCAATTGACGACCCAGGCACCGCTCGACTTTCAACCCAGGCTCGACCGGCACCTGCAGGATGTGCGCGAGGATGCTCGCCAGGCCGGTGTGGACGTCAGCTTCGAGCCCTCCGGTCATCAATGGCTACTGAAACTGGTCGGTTTACAGGCGCCGATACCATTGGTACTCGAACACGTTCTGACGAAGCTTGCGCAACCGCTGCCAATGGTCCAGGCCGATCATGAAACTCCGCTGATGCCGATTCGACACCTGCTGAAGGCCTTGCCGAATCACTGCCGGCAATCGTCAACGTTGCCAATGCCCGACAGCGATCAACATGTGTGGACAACGGCCCGATGGGACGGGTTGGCCATCGGTCTGTCGACGGCCACCCAAGGAGCGCTGGGCCCTGCGTTGGCCCGGGTGCCAGGCATCGCCGACGAGGACGTCAACCTGGCAGCGGCACCTGGCGGGCAGTGCCTCTGGCATACGCTCCAGACTCACGGCGAAGAACCGGCCGTGTTGCTGTTTTGCCCGACAGCCACTCCGGCACTGGCCGACGAAGCCGCCTGGCGGTTGCTGGCGCAGCTGTGTCAGACACCGTTCTACCAGCGCCTGCGCGTCGAGTTGCAGTTGGGTTATGCGGTGTTCAGTGGATTGAAGCAGATCGATGGACAAACCGGGGTGTTGTTCGGCGTCCAATCGCCCAGCCTCTCGGCCACGCAACTGAGCGCCCATATCGAACAATTCCTGGCCGGGTTACCGGCATTGATCGAGCAGCTCGATGATTTATCCCTGACTGGCCAGCAACAAGCGCTCGCCGCCCAACTCCAGAGCACCGCCCTGCCCTGCGCCCAAGCCGCCGAGCTGCTTTGGCAGGGCAAGCTGGCCGGCCACCCGTCGGATTATCTTGAGCAACTGTCCGCTGCCATCGCGTGCCTGGATCGCACGCAGCTAAAAATGGCCGCCCAACGTCTGCTCGAGGCTGAAGGGCGATGGCATTGCCTGAGCAACGGAACCTGCCCGGGAGGACGCTGGCAAGCGGCGCAGTGA
- the pqqA gene encoding pyrroloquinoline quinone precursor peptide PqqA encodes MSWSKPAYIDLRIGFEVTMYFASR; translated from the coding sequence ATGTCCTGGTCCAAACCCGCATATATCGACCTGCGTATCGGTTTCGAAGTCACCATGTACTTCGCCAGCCGTTGA
- the pqqB gene encoding pyrroloquinoline quinone biosynthesis protein PqqB, producing the protein MFVQILGSAAGGGFPQWNCNCANCAGFRDGSLRAQARTQSSIALSDDGVNWVLCNASPDIRAQLQAFAPMQPGRALRDTGIGAIILMDSQIDHTTGLLSLREGCPHQVWCTDMVHEDLSTGFPLFNMLTHWNGGLSWNRIELDQSFTIAACPNLRFTPLPLRSAAPPYSPHRFDPHPGDNIGLIVEDLRTGGKLFYAPGLGKVDESLLEIMAGSDCLLVDGTMWDDDEMQRRGVGTRTGREMGHLAQNGPGGMLEVLEQVPGPRKVLIHINNTNPILDEDSPERAELVRRKIEVSYDGMSIEL; encoded by the coding sequence ATGTTCGTCCAGATTCTAGGTTCTGCCGCCGGTGGCGGTTTCCCCCAGTGGAACTGCAACTGCGCCAATTGCGCAGGTTTTCGCGACGGCAGCCTGCGGGCCCAGGCGCGCACCCAATCGTCCATCGCCCTGTCCGATGACGGTGTGAACTGGGTGTTGTGCAACGCCTCTCCGGACATTCGCGCCCAGCTCCAGGCGTTCGCCCCGATGCAGCCGGGCCGGGCCCTGCGTGACACCGGCATTGGCGCGATCATCCTGATGGACAGCCAGATCGACCACACCACCGGCCTGCTCAGCCTGCGCGAAGGTTGCCCACATCAAGTCTGGTGCACCGACATGGTCCATGAAGACCTGAGCACCGGCTTTCCGCTGTTCAACATGCTGACCCACTGGAACGGCGGGTTGAGCTGGAATCGCATCGAACTCGACCAGAGCTTCACCATCGCCGCCTGCCCGAACCTGCGCTTCACCCCCCTGCCCCTGCGCAGCGCCGCGCCACCCTACTCACCGCATCGCTTCGACCCGCACCCGGGCGACAACATCGGGCTGATCGTCGAAGACCTGCGTACAGGTGGCAAGCTGTTCTATGCCCCAGGCCTGGGCAAGGTCGACGAGTCGTTGTTGGAGATCATGGCCGGCAGCGATTGCCTGTTGGTGGACGGTACGATGTGGGACGACGATGAAATGCAGCGCCGTGGCGTCGGCACCCGCACCGGCCGGGAAATGGGCCACCTGGCCCAGAATGGCCCCGGCGGCATGCTGGAAGTGCTGGAACAAGTGCCTGGGCCGCGCAAGGTCCTTATCCATATCAACAACACCAACCCGATCCTGGACGAAGATTCGCCTGAACGGGCTGAGCTTGTACGTCGAAAGATTGAAGTGTCTTACGACGGAATGAGTATTGAGTTGTAG
- the pqqC gene encoding pyrroloquinoline-quinone synthase PqqC — MTDTPLSPAEFEAALRAKGAYYHIHHPYHVAMYEGRATREQIQGWVANRFYYQVNIPLKDAAILANCPDREIRREWIQRLLDHDGAPGEDGGIEAWLRLGQAVGLDPDQLRSQELVLPGVRFAVDAYVNFARRACWQEAASSSLTELFAPQIHQSRLDSWPQHYPWIDPTGYEYFRTRLGQARRDVEHGLAITLQHYTTRAGQERMLEILQFKLDILWSMLDAMSMAYELNRPPYHSVTEQRVWHKGITL, encoded by the coding sequence ATGACTGACACCCCCCTGTCCCCCGCCGAGTTCGAAGCCGCCCTGCGTGCCAAGGGTGCGTATTACCACATCCATCACCCGTATCATGTGGCGATGTATGAAGGCCGCGCGACTCGCGAGCAGATCCAGGGCTGGGTCGCGAACCGCTTTTACTACCAGGTGAATATCCCGCTCAAGGACGCCGCGATCCTGGCCAACTGCCCGGACCGGGAGATCCGCCGCGAGTGGATCCAGCGCTTGCTCGACCATGACGGCGCTCCCGGCGAAGATGGCGGCATCGAGGCCTGGCTGCGACTGGGCCAGGCCGTGGGGCTGGACCCCGATCAACTGCGCTCCCAGGAGCTGGTACTGCCAGGTGTGCGTTTCGCCGTGGACGCCTACGTCAACTTCGCCCGCCGGGCCTGCTGGCAGGAAGCCGCCAGCAGCTCGCTGACCGAACTGTTCGCCCCGCAGATCCACCAATCGCGCCTGGACAGTTGGCCCCAGCATTACCCATGGATCGACCCGACCGGCTATGAGTACTTCCGCACCCGCCTGGGCCAGGCCCGACGTGATGTGGAACATGGCTTGGCGATCACCTTGCAGCACTACACCACCCGTGCCGGGCAGGAGCGCATGCTGGAGATTCTCCAGTTCAAGCTGGACATCCTCTGGAGCATGCTCGACGCCATGAGCATGGCCTACGAATTGAACCGCCCGCCTTACCACAGCGTGACCGAGCAACGGGTGTGGCACAAAGGGATCACCTTATGA
- the pqqD gene encoding pyrroloquinoline quinone biosynthesis peptide chaperone PqqD, producing the protein MSFDRSKTPNWRPGYRFQYEPAQKGHVLLYPEGMIKLNDSAALIGGLIDGKRDVAAIIGELAKQFPDVPELDDDIEQFMEVARAQHWIELA; encoded by the coding sequence ATGAGTTTCGACCGCAGCAAAACCCCGAACTGGCGCCCCGGCTATCGCTTCCAGTACGAACCGGCCCAGAAAGGCCACGTGCTGCTCTATCCTGAAGGCATGATCAAGCTGAACGACAGCGCTGCGCTGATCGGTGGCCTGATCGATGGTAAACGGGATGTAGCGGCCATCATCGGCGAGTTGGCCAAGCAGTTTCCCGACGTGCCGGAACTCGATGACGACATCGAGCAATTCATGGAGGTCGCCCGTGCACAGCACTGGATCGAACTTGCCTGA
- the pqqE gene encoding pyrroloquinoline quinone biosynthesis protein PqqE, with protein MHSTGSNLPETPGLPPKPEVGLPLWLLAELTYRCPLQCPYCSNPLDFAEQGQELSTEQWFKVFREAREMGAAQLGFSGGEPLVRQDLAELIGEARRLGFYTNLITSGIGLTEQKISDFKKAGLDHIQISFQASDEQVNNLLAGSKKAFAQKLEMARAVKAHGYPMVLNFVTHRHNIDKIDRIIELCIALEADFVELATCQFYGWAQLNRVGLLPTREQLVRAERVTNEYRAKLQAQGNPCKLIFVTPDYYEERPKGCMNGWGSIFLTVTPDGTALPCHGARQLPVQFPNVRDHSMQHIWYDSFGFNRFRGYDWMREPCRSCDEKEKDFGGCRCQAFMLTGDASNADPVCSKSEHHGVILRAREDAEHATQTIEQLAFRNERNSRLIAKG; from the coding sequence GTGCACAGCACTGGATCGAACTTGCCTGAGACCCCTGGCCTGCCGCCCAAACCTGAAGTCGGCTTGCCGCTGTGGTTGCTGGCGGAGCTGACTTATCGCTGCCCGCTGCAATGCCCGTACTGTTCCAACCCGCTGGACTTTGCCGAGCAGGGCCAGGAGCTGAGCACCGAGCAGTGGTTCAAGGTCTTTCGCGAAGCCCGCGAGATGGGTGCCGCGCAACTGGGGTTTTCCGGTGGCGAGCCGTTGGTGCGCCAGGACCTGGCCGAGTTGATCGGCGAGGCACGCAGGCTAGGCTTCTATACCAACCTGATCACCTCCGGCATCGGCCTGACCGAGCAGAAAATCAGCGACTTCAAGAAAGCTGGCCTGGACCATATCCAGATCAGTTTCCAGGCCAGCGACGAGCAGGTGAACAACCTCCTGGCCGGCTCGAAGAAAGCCTTCGCGCAAAAACTGGAAATGGCCCGGGCGGTAAAGGCCCACGGTTATCCGATGGTGCTGAACTTCGTGACCCATCGGCACAACATCGACAAGATCGATCGCATCATCGAGCTGTGCATCGCCCTGGAAGCCGACTTTGTCGAGCTCGCCACGTGCCAGTTCTACGGCTGGGCGCAGCTCAACCGCGTCGGCCTGCTGCCCACCCGCGAGCAACTGGTACGCGCCGAGCGTGTCACCAACGAATACCGCGCCAAGTTGCAAGCGCAAGGCAATCCGTGCAAGTTGATCTTCGTCACGCCGGACTACTATGAAGAACGCCCCAAGGGCTGCATGAACGGTTGGGGCAGTATTTTCCTCACCGTCACGCCGGACGGCACAGCGTTACCCTGTCATGGCGCCCGCCAGCTGCCGGTGCAATTTCCCAACGTGCGCGACCACAGCATGCAGCACATCTGGTACGACTCGTTCGGCTTCAACCGCTTCCGCGGTTATGACTGGATGCGCGAACCGTGCCGCTCCTGCGATGAAAAGGAAAAAGACTTCGGCGGCTGCCGCTGCCAGGCGTTCATGCTCACAGGCGACGCCAGCAACGCCGACCCGGTGTGCAGCAAGTCCGAACATCACGGGGTGATTCTCAGAGCGCGTGAAGACGCCGAGCACGCTACGCAAACCATCGAACAATTGGCCTTTCGCAATGAACGAAACTCGCGCCTCATCGCCAAAGGCTGA
- a CDS encoding alpha/beta hydrolase family protein gives MNETRASSPKAEPFSAAQAVAAGTDFAELQLGPLGLFWNEYRPADGACRIWHWQDGMPRCLTPDGFSARSRVYEYGGGSFCLSHDGVLFVNEADQQLYHQSLSDERPVALTLGDCRYGDLSFVDGQVLAVEEQANQHRLVSIGLADHQRHLLAEGADFYASPTVSPDGLRLAWIEWSRPHQPWTATRLMLAERNAAGWGEPRCVAGNGEEESIQQPRFDAASRLYCLTDREGYWQPWIESAQGLQPLPAAQADHAPAPWQLGGCTWLPLGKHTYLASWTEAGFGRLGLCQDDDIDEDFTGPYTRFRSLALDERFIYAVAASPTHPSTVIAIERHSHEVSVLAGGVTPLLVEQISRPRTLRYPSASGEAHGFFYPAMNAPAKPPLVVFIHGGPTSACYPLFDPRIQYWTQRGFAVADLNYRGSSGYGRAYRQALHLKWGVVDVEDACAVVAYLDEQGLIDGRHAFVRGGSAGGYTTLCALAFHDVFRAGASLYGVSDPVALGRATHKFEGDYLDWLIGDPQQDAERYRARTPLLHAGNIRVPMIFLQGELDAVVVPQQTRDMVSALQANGVAVEAHYYPDERHGFRKAANQAHALEHEWLFYRKVMDARL, from the coding sequence ATGAACGAAACTCGCGCCTCATCGCCAAAGGCTGAGCCTTTCAGTGCCGCCCAGGCCGTTGCCGCCGGCACTGACTTCGCCGAACTGCAGCTCGGGCCTTTGGGCCTGTTCTGGAATGAATACCGCCCCGCAGACGGCGCCTGCCGGATCTGGCATTGGCAAGACGGCATGCCCCGTTGCCTGACGCCGGACGGGTTCAGCGCGCGCAGCCGGGTCTATGAATACGGCGGCGGGTCATTCTGCCTGAGCCATGACGGCGTGCTGTTCGTCAATGAGGCCGACCAGCAGTTGTACCACCAATCCCTGAGTGACGAACGCCCCGTAGCGCTGACCTTAGGTGACTGCCGTTATGGGGATCTGAGCTTCGTCGACGGTCAGGTATTGGCCGTGGAAGAACAGGCCAACCAGCATCGACTGGTGTCGATCGGGCTGGCGGATCATCAGCGGCATCTGCTGGCCGAAGGCGCAGATTTCTATGCTTCGCCAACCGTGAGCCCGGACGGTCTGCGGCTCGCCTGGATTGAGTGGAGCCGTCCGCATCAACCCTGGACCGCAACGCGCTTGATGCTGGCCGAGCGCAACGCTGCGGGTTGGGGTGAGCCGCGCTGTGTCGCGGGCAACGGTGAAGAAGAGTCCATCCAGCAACCGCGCTTCGATGCGGCCAGTCGTCTTTATTGCCTGACAGATCGCGAGGGTTATTGGCAGCCTTGGATAGAGTCGGCCCAGGGCCTGCAACCGCTGCCTGCCGCCCAAGCCGATCACGCCCCAGCGCCATGGCAACTGGGTGGCTGCACCTGGCTGCCGCTGGGCAAACACACGTACCTGGCCAGTTGGACCGAAGCGGGTTTCGGCCGTCTGGGCCTGTGCCAAGATGACGATATCGATGAGGACTTCACCGGCCCCTACACCCGCTTTCGCAGCCTGGCGCTGGATGAGCGGTTCATCTACGCCGTTGCAGCCTCGCCGACCCACCCATCGACGGTCATTGCCATTGAGCGCCATAGCCACGAAGTGTCCGTGCTGGCCGGCGGCGTCACGCCATTGCTCGTCGAACAGATCAGCCGTCCTCGAACCCTGCGCTATCCATCCGCGTCAGGGGAGGCCCATGGGTTCTTTTACCCGGCCATGAACGCACCCGCGAAGCCGCCATTGGTGGTGTTCATTCACGGCGGCCCCACCTCGGCCTGTTATCCCCTGTTCGACCCGCGTATCCAGTATTGGACCCAGCGTGGTTTTGCCGTTGCCGATCTCAATTACCGCGGCAGCAGCGGCTATGGCCGAGCCTATCGGCAGGCGTTGCATTTGAAGTGGGGCGTGGTGGATGTCGAGGATGCCTGCGCGGTGGTCGCTTATCTGGATGAACAAGGCCTGATCGACGGCCGTCATGCGTTCGTTCGAGGTGGCAGTGCCGGTGGCTACACGACGCTTTGCGCACTGGCATTCCATGATGTATTCCGCGCTGGCGCCAGTCTTTATGGCGTGAGCGACCCCGTCGCTCTTGGCCGTGCCACGCACAAGTTCGAAGGTGATTATCTGGACTGGCTGATCGGCGATCCGCAACAGGACGCCGAACGCTACCGCGCCCGCACCCCGCTGCTGCACGCCGGGAACATCCGCGTGCCGATGATCTTTTTACAGGGTGAGCTGGACGCCGTGGTCGTGCCGCAGCAAACCCGCGACATGGTCAGTGCTTTACAGGCCAACGGCGTGGCGGTCGAGGCGCACTACTATCCCGATGAGCGCCACGGTTTTCGCAAGGCTGCGAACCAGGCCCATGCGCTGGAGCATGAGTGGTTGTTCTATCGCAAGGTGATGGACGCGCGCCTATAG
- a CDS encoding YqaE/Pmp3 family membrane protein, producing the protein MDFIRIIIAILLPPLGVFLQVGFGGAFWLNILLTLLGYIPGIVHAVYIIAKR; encoded by the coding sequence ATGGATTTCATTCGCATCATTATCGCCATCCTGCTGCCGCCACTCGGGGTATTCCTACAGGTCGGCTTCGGCGGGGCTTTCTGGCTGAATATCCTGCTGACGCTGCTGGGTTATATCCCTGGCATCGTGCATGCGGTGTACATCATCGCCAAGCGCTGA
- a CDS encoding acyl-CoA dehydrogenase C-terminal domain-containing protein has product MADYKAPLRDMRFVLNEVFEVAKLWAQLPALADTVDAETVEAILEEAGKVTSKSIAPLSRAADEEGCHWADGVVTTPAGFPQAYKTYAEGGWVGVGGDPVYGGMGMPKAVSAQVEEMVNSASLSFGLYPMLTAGACLSINAHASEELKAAYLPNMYAGVWAGSMCLTEPHAGTDLGIIRTKAEPQADGSYKVSGTKIFITGGEHDLTENIIHLVLAKLPDAPAGPKGISLFLVPKFMVNADGSLGARNAANCGSIEHKMGIQASATCVMNFDDAVGYLVGEPNKGLAAMFTMMNYERLGVGIQGLASGERSYQNAVEYARDRLQSRSPTGAQNKDKVADPIIVHPDVRRMLLTMKASNEGGRAFSTYVAMQLDTAKFSEDPVTRKRAEDLVALLTPVAKAFLTDLGLETTVHGQQVFGGHGYIREWGQEQLVRDVRITQIYEGTNGIQALDLVGRKIVGSGGAFYKLFADEIRHFTATANSDLAEFIKPLNSAVDTLDALTDWLLDRAKSNPNEIGAASVEYLQAFGYTAYAYMWALMARAALGKESQDDFYASKLGTARFYFARLLPRIHSLSASVKAGSESLFLLEAGQF; this is encoded by the coding sequence ATGGCTGACTACAAAGCGCCCCTGCGCGATATGCGCTTCGTCCTCAATGAAGTGTTCGAGGTGGCGAAACTCTGGGCCCAATTGCCGGCGCTGGCCGACACCGTGGATGCCGAAACGGTCGAAGCGATCCTTGAAGAAGCCGGTAAAGTCACCAGCAAAAGTATCGCGCCCCTCAGCCGCGCCGCTGACGAAGAAGGTTGCCACTGGGCTGACGGCGTTGTCACCACGCCGGCAGGTTTCCCACAGGCCTACAAGACTTACGCTGAAGGCGGTTGGGTCGGTGTCGGCGGTGACCCGGTATACGGCGGCATGGGCATGCCCAAGGCCGTTTCGGCCCAGGTCGAGGAAATGGTCAACTCCGCCAGCCTGTCCTTCGGCTTGTACCCGATGCTGACCGCCGGTGCCTGCCTGTCGATCAACGCCCACGCCAGTGAAGAGCTGAAAGCGGCGTACCTGCCGAACATGTACGCCGGCGTCTGGGCCGGTTCCATGTGCCTGACCGAGCCTCACGCCGGAACGGACCTGGGGATCATCCGCACCAAGGCCGAACCCCAGGCTGACGGGTCCTACAAAGTCAGCGGCACGAAGATTTTCATCACCGGCGGTGAACACGACCTCACCGAGAACATCATTCACCTGGTGCTGGCGAAACTGCCGGACGCGCCGGCAGGTCCCAAGGGCATCTCGCTGTTCCTGGTGCCCAAGTTCATGGTCAATGCCGACGGCAGCCTGGGCGCGCGCAACGCGGCCAACTGCGGCTCGATCGAACACAAGATGGGCATCCAGGCGTCCGCCACCTGCGTGATGAACTTCGACGACGCCGTGGGTTACCTGGTGGGCGAGCCGAACAAAGGCCTGGCGGCGATGTTCACCATGATGAACTACGAGCGCCTGGGGGTTGGCATCCAAGGCCTGGCCTCCGGCGAGCGCTCCTATCAGAACGCCGTCGAATATGCCCGTGACCGCCTGCAAAGCCGTTCGCCAACCGGTGCGCAGAACAAGGACAAGGTCGCTGACCCGATCATTGTCCACCCCGACGTGCGTCGGATGCTGCTGACCATGAAGGCTTCGAACGAGGGCGGCCGGGCATTTTCCACCTACGTGGCGATGCAACTCGATACCGCCAAGTTCAGCGAAGACCCAGTCACCCGCAAGCGCGCCGAAGACTTGGTGGCGTTGCTGACGCCAGTGGCCAAGGCCTTCCTGACCGACCTGGGCCTGGAAACCACCGTCCATGGTCAACAGGTGTTCGGCGGCCACGGTTACATTCGTGAATGGGGCCAGGAGCAACTGGTGCGCGACGTGCGTATCACCCAGATCTACGAAGGCACCAACGGTATCCAGGCGCTGGACCTGGTGGGGCGCAAGATTGTCGGCAGCGGCGGTGCGTTCTACAAGTTGTTTGCTGATGAAATCCGTCACTTCACGGCCACCGCGAACAGCGACCTGGCGGAGTTCATCAAGCCATTGAACAGCGCTGTCGACACACTGGACGCGTTGACCGATTGGTTGCTGGACCGGGCGAAAAGCAACCCGAACGAAATCGGCGCGGCGTCGGTGGAGTATCTCCAGGCGTTTGGCTACACCGCGTATGCCTACATGTGGGCGCTGATGGCCAGGGCGGCCTTGGGCAAAGAAAGCCAGGATGATTTCTACGCGAGCAAACTGGGGACGGCGCGGTTCTATTTCGCCCGCCTGCTGCCGCGTATTCATTCCTTGAGCGCTTCGGTCAAGGCGGGCAGCGAGTCGCTGTTCCTGCTGGAAGCCGGCCAGTTCTGA